CGCCGCCGACACCGTTGCAAAGCGCAAGCATAACAACTCCAAAGATATTATATCCATACTGCAAGGCGATTATCGCTCCGACGATAGAAAAGCTTACCAGATCCACGGCGTCTGTCGTTACAAAAAGGAATTTCTTCTCTATATCGCTACGCTTGTGAATCCTAAAAAGAGCGGAGAGAACAAGCATAGATATAACTATAATGCAAGGCATGTAGTGGGTAAACGAGTATAGCGGTCTGGATACTATGGTATCTCTCATAAATCCTCCGCCAAGCGCCGTCAGTAGCGCCGAGACAAATATGCCAAGCCAGTCGCAATTTCTCTTAACCGCAAACAAAAACCCGCTAACCGCCGCAGATGCGATACCGATATATTCAGGTATTAAAAAAATTTGTAAATCGTCCATAAAAGCTCTAAGGTTAAAATTTAAAGAGTATTTTACATGCTTAAGCTATAAATTCGGTTGAAATTTGAAAATTTCATGTTTGCCAAGCCAAATTTCAAAAAGCAACTTTAAACTCGGTCATGCCGCCACTACTCTTGCAGCTTACTTTAAATTTGAGCTCGTCGCAAAATTTCTTAACGATATTAAGCCCTATGCCAAAGCCACCGCTCGTCTCGTCAAAGCGGGTATAAAGATCAAAGATGTGGGGCAAATTTTCCTTTGCTATGCCCTGTCCGCTATTTGTGATAACAAGAGCTTTTTTATCAAGCTTCACGCTTACATCTCCGCCTTCGTTTGAGTATTTCACGGCGTTGCTTAAGAGGTTATCAACTATCTTTCGCACCTTAAATTTTGAAGTTACAAGCGTGACATCCTTGATATCGGCGGTTAAATTTATGCCTTTTTGCTTTAAATTTAGTGAGAAAAACTCAAGCCTCTCGCTTACTATATGAGCTAAATTTACCTCTTCATTCTCTTCGTATTTTTTATTTAATCTTAAGATCGTAAGATCTTCGTATAAATTTGATATCGTATGCGCGGCGGTTTTGATATTGCCAAGATATTTTTCAGGATCGGTTTTAAATAGCTCTATACTCATCAAAATCACGCTTAAAGGAGTGTTTATCTCGTGAGTCGTATCGCGGATAAATCCGTCTAAAAACTCTATCTTTGCGTATAGTGGACGCAGAGATAGCCTGATGATAAGATAAGCTATTAGCAAGATCGCAGCCAAAACTCCAAGCGAAACGAGCAAAATTTGAGCCTTGAGTGCCAAGAGTTTAACCTTAACATCAGCACGCTTAATG
This Campylobacter sp. RM16192 DNA region includes the following protein-coding sequences:
- a CDS encoding trimeric intracellular cation channel family protein, yielding MDDLQIFLIPEYIGIASAAVSGFLFAVKRNCDWLGIFVSALLTALGGGFMRDTIVSRPLYSFTHYMPCIIVISMLVLSALFRIHKRSDIEKKFLFVTTDAVDLVSFSIVGAIIALQYGYNIFGVVMLALCNGVGGGILRDVLFNEVPWFLKTGLYATVSIVVGAVYYVMHNFGLNNIWWIMGLFAVGVVFRLLAYYRGWHLPTLD
- a CDS encoding sensor histidine kinase; translation: MFKKRHVLPIFLLYFLTSVAFLVFFGKVFYDREKHFIMDKDAFDFRDFKRELQIKLHNNGELDDDDFDDMKAYVVNLKTGEVIEDDFKPKQGMGRNYMDGEENVVQFRVHDKKGQNEYLVAIKRADVKVKLLALKAQILLVSLGVLAAILLIAYLIIRLSLRPLYAKIEFLDGFIRDTTHEINTPLSVILMSIELFKTDPEKYLGNIKTAAHTISNLYEDLTILRLNKKYEENEEVNLAHIVSERLEFFSLNLKQKGINLTADIKDVTLVTSKFKVRKIVDNLLSNAVKYSNEGGDVSVKLDKKALVITNSGQGIAKENLPHIFDLYTRFDETSGGFGIGLNIVKKFCDELKFKVSCKSSGGMTEFKVAF